The sequence TGCGATTGGTCGTCAACCGCTCGACGGGCGTATCGCGAAAAAGCATGAATGGTGCCTTTTTGAACTGCACGACGATGCTCGAGTGCCGTGTCGCCAGCCGTTTGCCGGTGCGGATATAGAAAGGCACGTCGGCCCAACGCCAGTTATCGATCGAGAGCTTTAAGGCTGCAAACGTTTCGGTTGCCGACTCGGGCGAGACGCTTTCCTCGCTCCGATAGGCCGGCACACGCTTTCCGTCGATCTCGCCTTCACCGTATTGCCCGCGGACGGCACAGCTCAGCGCTTCCTCGGGCGTGAAGCACTTGATCGCCTGCAGGATCTTTGCCTGCTCGTCGCGGACGGAATCGGCGTCGAAGGAGACGGGCGGCTCCATTCCGGTCAGCGTCACAAGCTGAAATATGTGGTTCGGGATCATATCCCGCAGGGCTCCGGCTTTTTCATAGTAGCCGCCGCGGCCCTCGACGCCGAGCTTTTCCGCAACGGTTATCTGGATGTTATCGACGTAATTGCGGTTCCAGATCGGCTCGAAAATGCTGTTGCCGAAGCGAAAAACGAGCAGGTTCTGCACCGTTTCTTTTCCGAGATAATGGTCGATGCGATATATCTGCCGTTCATCGAGCATCTTCAGAAGTTCGGCGTTCAGGGCCTTTGCTGACTCCAGATCATGGCCGAAGGGCTTCTCAAAGATGAACCGCCGCCAGTTGCCGTTCGTCTCTTTTCCAAGACCATTATCGACGATCTTGCGGGCAACGCTGGCAAAAAGGCCGGGTGGGATGGCCATGTAATAGAAGAAATTTTCCGGGATCTTGTGCTCCGAGCAAACCTTCGCCGCGAGGTCCTTTATGTCGCTGAAAAGCTGTTTGTCGTCATCGAAATCGCCGCCGGTGTAGTAGGTTCGGGCTTCGAACCATTTGAGCAGCTCGTCATCAGCACCGTTCGGGGCGAACTCCCGGAGGTCTTCGAGTATTTGC comes from Acidobacteriota bacterium and encodes:
- the zwf gene encoding glucose-6-phosphate dehydrogenase; amino-acid sequence: MQPDKRQAEPCVMMIFGSTGDLTKRKLFPAIYNLAKDGHIPDSFAIIGIGRQELTSEDFRGQILEDLREFAPNGADDELLKWFEARTYYTGGDFDDDKQLFSDIKDLAAKVCSEHKIPENFFYYMAIPPGLFASVARKIVDNGLGKETNGNWRRFIFEKPFGHDLESAKALNAELLKMLDERQIYRIDHYLGKETVQNLLVFRFGNSIFEPIWNRNYVDNIQITVAEKLGVEGRGGYYEKAGALRDMIPNHIFQLVTLTGMEPPVSFDADSVRDEQAKILQAIKCFTPEEALSCAVRGQYGEGEIDGKRVPAYRSEESVSPESATETFAALKLSIDNWRWADVPFYIRTGKRLATRHSSIVVQFKKAPFMLFRDTPVERLTTNRIEIHIQPDEGITLHFGAKIPGPIVKMGAVDMDFNYVDHFGEQISTGYERLLFDCMIGDATLFQRADMVEASWAIVSPILDVWAAVPPRNFPNYGSGSWGPKEADDLLAKSGHKWKNTEHRTDGV